The DNA region gatttttaatcccgtgagctgggagtttttcacgtaaaactctgttgtgtcatttacttatcGTTGTGTGTGCGCTttgtgggaactgatagagaaccaggttctctatacagtttggtggaccctaAGTTTCTATCACTATAATTCATTGGATAAAtgtaaattatttctaaatatggAAAGAAGTCATTCTCTTTTGcacaaactaaaaaggaaatagattcaTATAAATTGAACCATATTGAGTATTATGTGTTGGCACCTATACTCCACAAAGATTGAATGATTCACTTAGTTGAATACTTAGTTATTTATCCAAAGGAACAAATGATCAATTTCCActaatatttttttctctattcttTAGTGGTGCATTCATATTTTAGAAATTTTAGATCCGCCTATGGTTATATTCAATGATTTAATGTAGACACACGCAGATCATTTTCACTTTGGCTCATGAAGAAAACATGATAGAATACATTGTATCTTAAGTAGTAATTTTAGAATTGAATAATAACTCATTAGTAAAACTACTACTATATTTTACCTTGTACGTGCAATTTGCCTCATCTCCGAAAAAGAATTTAGAAGTGAACGGAAAATGAACAAACCTTATTCATTGAACTGAAAGTTTGATCTTATCCTAGAATTCTTTATAAAAAGACTTCGTCCTTTCTATGAGAGATTTCGGCGAAACATTAGCCGTTAAAAAGGAAACGAAAAACCAAAACAAATTGAATAGCAATTAAGTACCATCAAAGGCTGTCGACTTGTTATAGAGGACTAAGTATTCCTCCATTTTTAATCGGTAAACCCTGATTCGAGCTTTAGAtatatgctttttttttttttgcggagAGTGACTTtatctcaaaataaaaaatttcgatATAAATTTAAATTAGTTAGATCCCAAAACAGATATATCTGGCGAGAAACCAAAAGAATTGAGTAGAATTAAGTTAACAAGATAGTCCAAAAATGTCAGCATCGACAAATGGGGATATTTTAATACTTTGAAAGCCCATGCATGCACCAAGCTAATTCCCTTTGGCCACTGGACCACCACAACCTCCAATTCTTTGTCAATTGTCCAAGGTTTCCCATCACCTTTTGCCTTTATAGTTTATGCTCTTCTTATTCCTTTGttcttttgtttctcattttattttttcgtttttcttgcATCATCTTAACTTGAAACACGTCCGTGTAGAATATATTTCGAATGTCTACTTGGTTCTATGAGTTAATTTAGTTGTATAAATTAATGATGTCACTTATAAAGTAATCACAAATAAATTTATATaataatttcataaaaataataattaacatgcCACATTAAGTTAATCTTTttataatatcaatgtatatatgGCGTCAATAATTTTGACTGATTAGTTatgttagaaaatattattgagtAGGATCTATCCATAAGGGTGCTAGATGGCCCAATAATTATATCTCCACATAAAATCCCGGAGCTAGCCTATATAACACAATTACGGGCCTTTAAGTAGTGGTTTTTCCATCATAAAACGGCTAGGGTTTTTGAGTAGTGAGGATTTCCTCTTTGTATCTAGAGGATTAGTAGGCTTTGGACAAAGGCAATTCATTCGCTTCGTGAAGATTCCCGACGACCGATAACACAAGTCGTGATTGTTGCATATCTGCTTTCGCAAAGAAAAATCGCACTCCTGATTAGTATTTACTATTACATAAAACATATTATTTAGATGTTTCTTATTAGAGAATGTTAAATATTGAGTGTCAAAGGTAGTATGTTCCACACGAATAACTTGCTAGCGCCTTTCAAATCGAGGATCAAAGTACTTGGACATGACATAAAGACACAAATCTGCCACTTAGTTTATATGAACTCCACATATGAAGAGAATCATACCATTTCTATATCAACCTTAGTTTCATTATGCGAATTAACAACTCATTATTAGCATTAGCATATGAGGTCGTCATTCTTtctacttcttcttttttgtaaAGGAAAAAATAATCATGGGGTCATCTAGAGTATTAAGTCTATGAACCATCAAATTTTGCGGTGGGATGGTAAGTACCCCTCCATAATTCATCCTTAATCACAGATATATTATTTGAGCCTCAGAAATGGAGTCACTTTTGATAGAGAGTGTTTTACCGCAAATTAAAGTGGGACTTCTCCGTGCGAAACCGGATTAGTTAATCTCAAAGAGTGTATAGGACATCGAGCgggaaacaaaaataatacttctatttaatattttaatctTCTTAATCATCCTTGCAATAATCAATATAGTAAAGTTTATTTTGAAATCTCAATTTAATTTCATAATCCTGCAGATCATGAGGCTACTATTGTCTATTCGGTTCTTTCCTGCTCTCATATTAACTATTTGAATAAGAAAGGGAATAGCCGTTTTAGCAACGAGTTCCAAGTTCCAACTACCCAcaacgaaagaaaaaaaaaactagtagATAGTTGTGATTTATTAAAGTGCCTCTTTTTTTATTCATAACTTTTAACCGAACCTATCCGAAAGCTTATCTATTagtttgattgattaattttccACGCGGTTATTATCTGAGGATAATTGACTTTTTAAAATTAAGATTCAATGAAAACTTTCCTTTTTCTACCAATTAGAaggcaaaaataaagaaaattaagTTGAAGAAAGAGGTTTACGAGAGAGTAGAGTCAAGCTTCATCCAAAATCCAATTTGACATGTCAtcgttaaataataaaaaaatcaaaaggtagaGTACTGCAGAAAAATATTCATTACAATTTCACAAGCAAATTAGTTTTGACAAACACAAGCTGAGAAActaaactaaattctaaaattaATACAACAGTTTGTTGCCCCCACCCCTTCTTTTTGTCTATACTAGAGATTTCTTGCTGataataccaatcacataatgTGTCACTTTCCACTATAATATTTTACAATTGTTGAAAACTTCCATGTTGTCAGCTTCATCCAATAGCCTCCATAGCCTAATATACGTTGCCATCGGAAAAACTTTAGCCACATCTTGACTTATGGTAGAAAAATGAGGCGATCAAGAAAGTCGTGAACTTCTTTTCGTCACTGGAATTGAAAAGCTGGATTTACAAAAACTGGCTGCTGGTTGAAGAagatattataattattattttggcTATTATACTGGTGTGACACTTCCCCTAGCTGAGATTTCTCCATTTGATGAACCACATTTGTGTTAACATTGTTCATTAATGTGTAACTTTGGTCATTGTCAAAACTTGTATGGTATGAATTGTCACCCAGCAATTGTGGAATTGACCCAAAATAATCCAACTCTAGTAGATGTGACAATGAACAATTCCTTGGCAATTTACTTGTTTGTGGTCCACTAGTAGTAgcaccaacttcaatatcattattGGTAATCTCAATTTGAGCCtctgattcttcttcttcttcagctttCATCATCTCCATAGTCTTTCCCAAGTTTTTCTTCTTATAAATTCTACATAGTACCCAATCATCTAACTGAAAAATACCCaacaaggaaaaaaaatattagtcAAATTCGTCGAACGATTCATATAACTGACCCGACTAATTTGGAATTGAAAGGTCTTACCCTCATAGAGCCATTTTGCTTGTTAGGTTGAGATCTTGATTCATTTAAACGATATTCATGCATAATCCAATCAGTCTTGACACCTTTTGGAGGTTTTCCTTTGTAAAAAACAAGAGCTTTTTTAACACCAACATATTTAGATGCACTATAAATAGCTTTATCAGTTCCTGTAGCCTTCCAATAACCTGAAACAGCTGCTCTATTTGGCCTAACACCATTCGGATATTTCCTATCACGAGGGGTGAAGAAATACCATTCATTTTCTCCAAATTCAGCTTTCTCTACATTTCATaagaaatataattaattaattaatcatcAATAAATTCATAATATTTCAAGAAACATTCAAAAGTGTATTATATTCTTCGAATTTTAAACAATTTTTCGA from Nicotiana tabacum cultivar K326 chromosome 24, ASM71507v2, whole genome shotgun sequence includes:
- the LOC107775833 gene encoding NAC domain-containing protein 1-like isoform X1 — its product is MVGKISSDLPPGFRFHPTDEELIMYYLRYQATSRPCPVSIIPEVDLYKFDPWELPEKAEFGENEWYFFTPRDRKYPNGVRPNRAAVSGYWKATGTDKAIYSASKYVGVKKALVFYKGKPPKGVKTDWIMHEYRLNESRSQPNKQNGSMRLDDWVLCRIYKKKNLGKTMEMMKAEEEEESEAQIEITNNDIEVGATTSGPQTSKLPRNCSLSHLLELDYFGSIPQLLGDNSYHTSFDNDQSYTLMNNVNTNVVHQMEKSQLGEVSHQYNSQNNNYNIFFNQQPVFVNPAFQFQ
- the LOC107775833 gene encoding NAC domain-containing protein 1-like isoform X2 is translated as MVGKISSDLPPGFRFHPTDEELIMYYLRYQATSRPCPVSIIPEVDLYKFDPWELPEKAEFGENEWYFFTPRDRKYPNGVRPNRAAVSGKPPKGVKTDWIMHEYRLNESRSQPNKQNGSMRLDDWVLCRIYKKKNLGKTMEMMKAEEEEESEAQIEITNNDIEVGATTSGPQTSKLPRNCSLSHLLELDYFGSIPQLLGDNSYHTSFDNDQSYTLMNNVNTNVVHQMEKSQLGEVSHQYNSQNNNYNIFFNQQPVFVNPAFQFQ